In one window of Cellulophaga sp. HaHa_2_95 DNA:
- a CDS encoding ASCH domain-containing protein, with the protein MRLTSIFLFLTLICCKSETKNDPDTKNAVESMWTNFKKAHPEVQKEQPESYFFHDNKKDADRLAKLILDGKKKAGSGLYLWYEEAKAPLPEVGTKIIVTNFEGIPQAIIETTKVDTIPFNKVSSNYAQMDMGTEIDALNKWKKAHWDFFANAMEESGEQPTETMLIVCERFKTIWPEKK; encoded by the coding sequence ATGAGACTAACTAGTATCTTCTTATTTTTAACGTTGATATGCTGCAAAAGCGAAACAAAAAATGATCCGGATACTAAGAACGCTGTTGAAAGTATGTGGACTAATTTCAAAAAAGCACATCCTGAGGTTCAAAAGGAACAACCAGAATCCTATTTTTTTCATGATAATAAAAAAGATGCAGACCGGTTAGCTAAGCTCATTTTAGATGGGAAAAAGAAGGCAGGTTCTGGACTCTATTTGTGGTATGAAGAAGCTAAGGCCCCATTGCCTGAGGTAGGAACAAAAATTATTGTCACAAATTTTGAAGGCATTCCTCAGGCCATCATCGAAACTACAAAAGTAGATACAATTCCTTTTAATAAAGTTTCTTCAAACTACGCTCAGATGGATATGGGAACAGAAATTGATGCGCTAAATAAATGGAAGAAAGCCCACTGGGATTTCTTTGCAAATGCCATGGAAGAAAGCGGAGAACAACCTACCGAAACGATGCTAATTGTATGCGAGCGTTTTAA